In the Candidatus Binataceae bacterium genome, one interval contains:
- a CDS encoding segregation/condensation protein A, with translation MSDETITAKVEADGSIRFRLPIYEGPLDLLLHLLKRAELDPHDVTASIITEQYLAYLELLDQLNLDVAGEYLVMAATLLLIKSFSMLPHPGVADAEEAEGLKTDLVERLLEYQRYREAAEKLAERALLGRDVFTTPGEKAPEGEESAPRYTVSIFDLVEAMGLVLKRVADAVPRGIVLRDVPVAHCIPRILGALEGGGRIEFATLFEDARDHSIVIATFMALLELIRRREVLAYQEVRFGPIWLERGENRAPMAVEEAAQSNPESEAESEWKKND, from the coding sequence TTGAGCGACGAGACAATCACGGCGAAGGTCGAGGCCGACGGCTCGATTCGTTTCCGGCTGCCGATTTACGAGGGGCCGCTCGACCTGTTGCTGCATCTGCTGAAGCGCGCCGAGCTCGATCCGCACGACGTCACCGCCAGCATCATCACCGAGCAGTATCTCGCGTACCTGGAGCTGCTCGATCAGCTCAACCTTGATGTCGCCGGCGAATACCTTGTGATGGCGGCGACCCTCTTGCTCATCAAGTCATTCTCGATGCTACCGCATCCGGGGGTCGCGGACGCAGAAGAAGCCGAGGGCCTCAAGACTGACCTGGTGGAGCGGCTGCTCGAATATCAACGCTATCGCGAGGCGGCAGAGAAGCTGGCCGAGCGCGCGCTGCTCGGGCGCGACGTGTTCACCACGCCGGGTGAGAAAGCGCCCGAGGGCGAGGAAAGCGCACCGCGCTACACCGTTTCGATCTTCGACCTGGTCGAGGCGATGGGCCTTGTGCTGAAGCGGGTGGCTGACGCGGTGCCGCGCGGTATCGTGCTGCGCGACGTCCCGGTCGCGCACTGTATCCCGCGAATTTTGGGCGCCCTCGAGGGCGGCGGCCGTATCGAATTCGCGACGCTGTTCGAGGACGCACGCGATCACTCGATCGTCATCGCAACTTTTATGGCGCTGCTTGAACTGATTCGCCGCCGCGAAGTCCTCGCGTATCAGGAAGTCCGCTTCGGACCGATCTGGCTCGAGCGCGGCGAGAACCGCGCACCGATGGCGGTCGAGGAAGCGGCGCAATCCAATCCCGAATCGGAAGCGGAGTCCGAGTGGAAGAAGAACGACTGA
- a CDS encoding site-2 protease family protein gives MNDLPQFLIQISIWALPTIFAIILHEISHGFVALQLGDDTALRAGRLTLNPISHIDLFGTILLPAMLLFLHLPVFGYAKPVPVDFRRLKPLRLGMIVVSAAGPLTNFSLAVLSAIVMRIAASKLNGPMGNEIALPIALMARASVFINVVLGVFNLFPLLPLDGGRVLAGILPLQLARAYSRIEPYGFLILLLLLYTDTVERVISPIINSIVRVLI, from the coding sequence TTGAACGACCTTCCTCAGTTCCTGATCCAGATTTCGATCTGGGCGCTGCCGACGATCTTCGCGATCATCCTGCACGAAATCAGCCACGGCTTCGTTGCGCTTCAGCTCGGCGACGATACCGCGCTGCGCGCCGGCAGGCTCACGCTCAATCCGATCTCGCACATCGATTTGTTCGGCACGATTCTCCTTCCCGCGATGCTTTTGTTTTTGCATCTGCCTGTCTTTGGCTATGCCAAGCCGGTACCGGTGGATTTTCGGCGCCTGAAACCTCTTCGGCTTGGGATGATCGTCGTATCCGCCGCAGGGCCGCTCACCAACTTTTCGCTCGCCGTTCTGAGCGCGATCGTGATGCGCATCGCGGCGTCGAAGTTGAATGGACCGATGGGCAATGAGATCGCTTTGCCGATCGCACTGATGGCGCGCGCATCGGTCTTCATCAACGTCGTGCTCGGGGTCTTCAACCTGTTCCCGCTGCTGCCGCTCGACGGCGGCCGTGTGCTTGCCGGGATTCTGCCGCTGCAGCTGGCGCGCGCTTATTCGCGTATCGAGCCCTACGGCTTCCTCATCCTGCTGTTGCTCCTGTATACAGATACGGTCGAACGGGTTATCAGCCCGATAATCAATTCAATCGTGCGAGTGCTGATTTGA
- a CDS encoding tyrosine recombinase: MSTASWEALIDGHLSRQAVERGLSPHSMEAYSRDLRDFAEWAMLHKLAPPAFDSAALTKYLEMLAEREFEVTTQRRHLASLRGLARHMVDEKVIERDPAPAVKLRPHPRKLPRTMGREQIAQLIESIDASTPRGKRDRAMLELAYGCGLRVSELVNLELHQVNLEAGVIIVLGKGSKERMVPVGGAAKRALKSYLALRNFIPAGANFEEDRRAPKPIRSTAVFITRLGSKMTRQGFFKALKEWASYDRRLAWVSPHSLRHCFATHLVEGGADLRAVQEMLGHADISTTQIYTHLSRSHLRKVHRTYHPRASRAALEDRKA; the protein is encoded by the coding sequence TTGAGCACCGCCTCGTGGGAAGCGCTCATCGATGGGCACCTGAGCCGCCAGGCGGTCGAGCGCGGCCTCAGCCCGCATTCGATGGAAGCATATTCGCGCGATCTGCGCGATTTTGCCGAATGGGCGATGCTGCACAAGCTCGCGCCACCTGCGTTCGATTCCGCGGCGCTGACCAAGTACCTCGAGATGCTCGCTGAGCGTGAGTTCGAAGTGACGACGCAGCGGCGCCATCTGGCAAGCCTGCGCGGCCTCGCGCGGCACATGGTCGACGAGAAAGTGATCGAGCGCGACCCGGCGCCCGCGGTGAAGCTCCGGCCGCATCCGCGCAAACTCCCGCGCACGATGGGCCGCGAGCAAATCGCACAACTAATCGAATCGATCGACGCATCGACTCCGCGCGGCAAGCGCGATCGCGCAATGCTCGAGCTGGCGTATGGATGCGGCCTGCGCGTGTCTGAGCTCGTCAACCTCGAGCTGCATCAGGTGAATCTCGAAGCGGGCGTGATCATCGTGCTCGGCAAGGGATCGAAGGAGCGGATGGTGCCGGTGGGCGGCGCAGCCAAGCGCGCGCTCAAGTCATACCTCGCGCTGCGCAACTTCATTCCGGCCGGCGCGAACTTCGAGGAGGATCGCCGCGCGCCGAAACCGATTCGCTCGACCGCGGTGTTCATCACGCGGCTCGGCAGCAAGATGACGCGGCAGGGATTTTTCAAAGCGCTCAAGGAATGGGCGTCGTACGATCGGCGGCTCGCCTGGGTGAGTCCGCACAGCCTGCGTCACTGCTTCGCGACGCACCTGGTCGAAGGCGGCGCGGATTTGCGGGCCGTGCAGGAGATGCTCGGTCACGCCGACATCTCGACGACGCAAATCTACACGCACCTCTCACGCAGCCATCTGCGCAAAGTTCATCGCACCTATCATCCGCGCGCCTCACGCGCCGCGCTCGAGGATCGCAAAGCTTGA
- the glnD gene encoding [protein-PII] uridylyltransferase, producing MSEAVSRQNGAGGALDLSSLRSDDALFQEFERGRKPGELTRAYLDSVREELHERHLAGASGSEVVMGMTAATDALMRALFRYAEAEFARHGHKLNQRVAIVARGGYGRGELNPWSDIDLLYLHDYKRGPYLEFVTEITLHALWDAGVSVGHGVRTAKECVRLANTDFKEKTAIIDARFLCGEEKLYVDLEKILLSEVLNRNQDQFFKTKLEESRERHQKYGDSIYLLEPQLKEGEGGMRDLHTALWLAKVKYKIHSVEELVQKAVITEPELKEVLEARDFMWRVRNALHFTARRHFDQLSFEMQEKIEPQLGLRPREGEMAGAALMREYYQHATTIHRFAEGLIARVTENSPGGRFFNRVPVRKIRPGVTIQQNLLSVSDPQLFKNDPLNLLTIYADCQSQLVGLSGSAYQLVRDNLGLIDDTVRHDPRVGTILMQVLAGRERVAETLEAMHLSGVLGAVIPEFGNLYARVLHDLYHIYTVDRHSLVAVKELESLRIGKFKETTPLLTEVARQLDCLPLVFLALLLHDIGKGHGHDHHERGANLTVEVSKRLGLDSEQIDLVVFLVRDHLMMSQIAQKGDLDDPTTVTEFAREVGSIERLKALYLLTYADMRAVAPKVYNNWRNMLLSDLYLRALKVLEQGDKETVDPARRLLTVKTAVSKDLTDRGAPLDAVELFLDEMPDRYFFITPEPDMLVHFELMRALAEHPLVSRVRHYPDREFSEYIVVTRDQPGLFSMIAGALTANNLNILSARITTRTNGIAIDTFRLSHAGTDATMAMEEDRWQRVDQDLERVVNGKQDIGELVAAAHHVRTAGRKFLRRVATEVTVDNRTSEELTVIDVFTQDRVGLLFAITHTFFKLGLLIHLARISTNADQALDAFYVSDRNGQKITDIERMRELRTILTDKIDERPVPSEEVRA from the coding sequence CGATTTATCGAGTCTCCGCAGCGACGACGCTCTCTTCCAGGAGTTCGAGCGCGGCCGCAAGCCGGGCGAGCTCACGCGCGCCTATCTCGATTCAGTAAGAGAAGAGTTGCACGAGCGTCATCTGGCGGGCGCCAGCGGCAGCGAAGTCGTGATGGGCATGACGGCCGCGACCGACGCGCTGATGCGGGCGCTGTTTCGTTACGCCGAGGCCGAGTTTGCGCGTCACGGGCACAAGCTCAACCAGCGCGTCGCGATCGTCGCCCGCGGCGGCTACGGGCGGGGCGAGCTCAACCCGTGGTCGGATATCGATCTGCTCTATCTTCACGACTACAAGCGCGGGCCGTATCTCGAGTTCGTCACCGAGATCACGCTCCACGCGCTATGGGACGCCGGCGTCAGCGTCGGTCACGGCGTGCGCACTGCCAAAGAATGCGTGCGGCTGGCCAACACCGACTTCAAGGAAAAAACCGCGATTATCGACGCGCGATTTTTGTGCGGCGAGGAAAAGCTTTACGTCGATCTCGAAAAAATCCTCCTCAGCGAAGTGCTCAATCGCAACCAGGATCAGTTCTTCAAGACCAAGCTCGAGGAGAGCCGCGAACGCCATCAGAAGTATGGCGATTCGATCTACCTGCTCGAGCCTCAGCTCAAGGAAGGCGAGGGCGGGATGCGCGATCTGCACACCGCGCTGTGGCTTGCCAAGGTCAAGTACAAGATCCATTCGGTCGAAGAGCTGGTCCAAAAGGCCGTCATCACCGAGCCCGAGCTTAAGGAAGTGCTCGAGGCGCGCGACTTCATGTGGCGCGTGCGCAACGCGCTGCACTTCACGGCGCGGCGCCATTTCGATCAGCTCAGCTTCGAGATGCAGGAAAAAATCGAGCCGCAGCTCGGACTACGCCCGCGTGAGGGCGAGATGGCGGGCGCGGCGCTGATGCGCGAGTACTACCAGCACGCGACGACGATTCATCGCTTCGCCGAGGGCCTGATCGCGCGCGTCACCGAGAACAGCCCCGGTGGCCGTTTCTTCAATCGCGTGCCGGTCCGCAAGATTCGCCCCGGCGTGACGATTCAGCAGAATCTGCTCTCGGTCAGCGATCCGCAGCTTTTCAAGAACGATCCGCTTAACTTGTTGACGATCTATGCTGACTGTCAGTCGCAACTGGTCGGGCTTTCAGGCAGCGCCTACCAGCTCGTGCGCGACAACCTGGGGCTCATCGACGATACCGTCCGTCACGATCCCCGGGTCGGCACGATCCTGATGCAGGTTCTCGCCGGCCGCGAGCGCGTGGCAGAAACGCTCGAGGCGATGCATCTGTCTGGCGTTCTGGGCGCGGTAATTCCGGAGTTCGGCAATCTCTACGCGCGCGTGCTGCACGACCTCTACCATATCTACACCGTCGATCGTCATTCGCTGGTCGCGGTCAAGGAGCTGGAGAGTCTGCGCATCGGCAAGTTCAAGGAGACGACTCCGCTCTTGACCGAGGTCGCGCGCCAGCTCGACTGTCTGCCGCTCGTGTTCCTGGCGCTCCTGCTGCACGACATCGGCAAGGGCCACGGCCATGACCATCACGAGCGCGGCGCGAATCTCACCGTCGAAGTATCGAAGCGGCTCGGCCTCGATTCGGAGCAGATCGATCTCGTCGTTTTCCTGGTGCGCGATCATTTGATGATGTCGCAGATCGCGCAGAAGGGCGATCTCGACGATCCTACGACCGTGACCGAATTCGCGCGCGAGGTCGGCTCGATCGAGCGGCTCAAGGCGCTCTACCTTCTGACCTACGCCGATATGCGCGCGGTCGCGCCCAAGGTCTACAACAACTGGCGCAACATGCTGCTTTCCGATCTCTACCTGCGCGCGCTCAAAGTGCTCGAGCAGGGCGACAAGGAGACGGTCGATCCCGCGCGGCGCCTGCTCACGGTCAAAACGGCGGTGAGCAAGGACTTGACCGATCGCGGCGCGCCGCTCGATGCCGTCGAGTTGTTTCTCGATGAGATGCCGGATCGATACTTCTTCATCACGCCCGAGCCTGACATGCTCGTGCACTTCGAGTTGATGCGCGCGCTCGCCGAGCATCCGCTGGTCAGCCGCGTGCGCCACTATCCCGATCGCGAGTTCAGCGAATATATCGTCGTGACGCGCGACCAGCCCGGGCTCTTCTCGATGATCGCGGGCGCGCTGACCGCCAACAATCTCAACATCCTGTCAGCACGAATCACGACCCGCACCAACGGTATCGCGATCGACACCTTTCGCCTTTCGCATGCCGGCACCGACGCGACGATGGCGATGGAAGAGGACCGATGGCAGCGTGTCGATCAGGATCTGGAGCGCGTCGTGAACGGCAAGCAGGATATCGGCGAGCTGGTGGCCGCGGCGCATCACGTGCGCACGGCGGGCCGGAAATTTCTGCGCCGGGTGGCGACCGAAGTCACCGTCGACAACCGCACCTCCGAAGAACTCACTGTCATCGATGTTTTCACGCAGGATCGCGTCGGATTGCTGTTTGCGATCACGCACACGTTCTTCAAGCTCGGACTGCTGATCCATCTCGCGCGCATATCGACCAATGCCGACCAGGCGCTCGACGCTTTCTACGTCAGCGATCGCAACGGGCAGAAGATCACCGACATCGAGCGCATGCGCGAGCTGCGCACTATCCTCACGGACAAGATCGACGAGCGGCCGGTTCCGAGCGAGGAAGTTCGCGCTTGA